The following proteins come from a genomic window of Rhizobium sp. 007:
- a CDS encoding LacI family DNA-binding transcriptional regulator: MNERSDKKMARATADLVAREANVSRVAVSRAFNPNASLKPEKRDRILQIARELNYTPDMAARSLVTRRSHLVGMIVPDVCSPWESQEIDALTTALQAEGFATLLFKAKADLSMDQTLLTYMRGFNPDSVIAFTENVEPDVLCGFLDRAVPIYIIYDDAEEFGKKPSASLYDRLVVRQKEGIEQAVALLQGYGARRVAYLGGKPQSLANTERERIITQVLVGRGMAPPIVVPGDYTYDTAYRATVDLFRVGDGADAIFASNDVGAFGAIDALRHELSLSVPGDVKIVGFDDIPQSHWKSYNLTTVRIDLTDRVRALVRLILKRLKTPDAGRLIETLSTRLVVRGTVG, translated from the coding sequence ATGAATGAACGCAGCGACAAAAAAATGGCACGTGCGACCGCTGATCTAGTAGCGCGTGAAGCCAATGTTTCGCGGGTTGCCGTTTCGCGCGCGTTCAACCCCAATGCATCTTTGAAGCCGGAAAAGCGCGACCGCATTCTGCAGATTGCTCGGGAGTTGAACTATACGCCGGATATGGCGGCGCGCTCGCTCGTCACGAGACGATCGCATCTTGTCGGCATGATCGTGCCCGACGTGTGCAGTCCCTGGGAAAGCCAGGAAATCGATGCACTGACGACGGCCTTGCAAGCGGAGGGTTTTGCCACTTTGCTGTTCAAGGCGAAGGCCGATTTGAGCATGGACCAGACCTTGCTCACCTATATGCGCGGTTTCAATCCGGATTCGGTCATTGCCTTTACGGAGAACGTGGAGCCGGACGTGCTTTGCGGATTTCTCGATCGCGCAGTGCCGATCTACATCATTTATGATGATGCAGAAGAGTTTGGCAAAAAGCCGTCTGCCAGCCTCTACGACCGGTTGGTCGTGCGGCAGAAAGAGGGCATCGAGCAGGCCGTTGCGTTGTTGCAGGGTTATGGCGCCCGCCGCGTTGCCTATCTTGGCGGAAAGCCGCAATCGCTGGCCAATACCGAGCGTGAACGCATCATCACGCAGGTTCTTGTAGGGCGCGGCATGGCGCCGCCGATCGTCGTGCCTGGCGACTACACCTACGATACCGCCTATCGCGCGACGGTGGACCTCTTCCGTGTCGGCGATGGAGCCGATGCCATCTTTGCCTCCAACGACGTCGGCGCGTTCGGCGCAATCGATGCGTTGCGTCACGAGCTTTCCTTGTCGGTGCCGGGCGATGTCAAGATCGTCGGCTTCGACGACATCCCGCAATCGCATTGGAAGAGCTACAACCTCACCACCGTCCGGATCGATCTGACAGATCGGGTCCGGGCGCTCGTCCGGCTGATCCTCAAGCGGCTCAAGACACCCGACGCCGGACGCTTGATCGAGACGCTGAGCACCCGTCTCGTCGTGCGCGGCACGGTTGGCTGA
- a CDS encoding DUF5054 domain-containing protein, protein MTQKRVHLVFKTHLDIGFTDHAEKVRRQYHERFIPQAIETGDHFYAEDPGDPKFIWTTGAWLIWDYLNSCRPEEVAKLERAIERGLIRWHGLPFTTHTELMSPDLFRAGLSYSQELDRRFCKKTIAAKMTDVPGHTLGMVPLLAEAGIRFLHLGVNTASPPPQVPDIFRWRAPGGEEIVVMYQRSYGETYFPDGVSEGLGFAHTSDNIGPQSVAQTADVYRQMHQRDPDAIIRAATLEDYGALLWEKRERFPRMELELGDSWIHGIASDPQKTAQFLALQRLYDRFAAEGLNSARLAFGRKLTLVAEHTCGVDIKSYLRDDQAWSREDFETARASDYRFAYAEASWNEQRSYLDEAVRQLDGADARAAKAALAELSAPVMISVGERQQRLSAGGWAIDLDPVTGDISALTVPTGRTIAGRSGSLIAYRYESYDASDVGRHMDTYLTHRQEWAILDHDKPGLARSGAALSRTYMPALKAAGRAGVLLAMPDEAVSRYGAPEYVMLQFLAHGDVLEFRVTMHSKAANRMPEASFLSFTPQARAEWSLRKMGLWHKSGDIARGGGAQLQAVSGVRGDMNGTVLSIQPFDTPLVAPQSWDFMTFCKALPDFADGVRFNLHNNKWGTNFPMWWEGDFSARYRLSVT, encoded by the coding sequence ATGACGCAAAAGCGTGTGCATCTGGTCTTCAAGACCCATCTCGACATCGGTTTCACCGACCATGCGGAAAAGGTCCGCCGCCAGTATCACGAGCGCTTCATTCCGCAGGCGATCGAGACGGGCGACCATTTTTACGCGGAAGATCCAGGCGATCCGAAGTTCATCTGGACCACCGGTGCCTGGTTGATTTGGGACTATCTGAATTCGTGCCGGCCGGAAGAGGTGGCGAAACTGGAGCGGGCAATCGAACGCGGTCTCATCCGTTGGCACGGCCTGCCATTCACCACGCATACGGAGTTGATGTCGCCCGATCTTTTCCGGGCCGGTCTTTCCTACTCGCAGGAATTGGATCGGCGTTTCTGCAAGAAGACGATTGCAGCGAAGATGACGGACGTGCCGGGACACACACTCGGCATGGTGCCGCTGCTTGCCGAAGCCGGCATTCGTTTCCTGCATCTCGGCGTCAACACTGCTTCGCCGCCGCCGCAGGTGCCTGATATCTTTCGCTGGCGCGCGCCCGGCGGCGAAGAGATCGTTGTGATGTATCAGCGTTCCTATGGCGAAACATACTTCCCGGACGGTGTTTCCGAGGGTTTGGGCTTTGCGCACACGAGCGATAATATTGGCCCGCAAAGCGTGGCGCAGACAGCCGATGTCTACCGGCAAATGCACCAGCGTGATCCCGATGCGATTATCCGTGCAGCGACGCTTGAGGACTACGGGGCGCTTCTTTGGGAAAAACGCGAACGCTTTCCCCGTATGGAGCTCGAGCTCGGTGACAGCTGGATTCACGGCATTGCCAGCGATCCGCAGAAAACCGCGCAGTTTCTCGCGTTGCAGCGGCTCTATGACCGTTTTGCAGCTGAGGGCCTGAATTCCGCCCGGCTCGCATTCGGCCGCAAGCTTACTCTGGTTGCGGAACATACCTGTGGCGTCGACATCAAATCCTATCTCCGAGACGACCAGGCCTGGTCCCGCGAGGATTTCGAAACAGCCCGGGCGAGCGACTACCGGTTTGCCTATGCCGAAGCCTCCTGGAATGAGCAGCGCTCCTATCTTGATGAAGCCGTACGGCAGCTGGATGGCGCCGATGCCAGGGCCGCAAAGGCCGCTCTTGCCGAGCTTTCCGCGCCCGTCATGATCTCGGTGGGCGAGCGCCAGCAGCGCCTTTCGGCCGGCGGTTGGGCCATTGATCTCGATCCTGTAACCGGCGACATTTCCGCTCTTACGGTGCCTACCGGCAGGACGATTGCCGGTCGCAGCGGATCGCTGATTGCCTATCGATACGAGAGCTATGACGCCAGCGATGTCGGCCGGCATATGGATACATATCTTACGCATCGTCAGGAATGGGCGATCCTCGATCACGACAAGCCGGGGCTTGCCAGGTCCGGTGCTGCGCTGTCGAGAACCTACATGCCTGCCTTGAAGGCAGCTGGTCGAGCAGGGGTGCTGCTTGCTATGCCCGATGAAGCGGTCAGCCGATACGGCGCGCCGGAGTATGTTATGCTGCAATTTTTAGCGCACGGCGATGTCCTTGAGTTTCGGGTGACGATGCATTCAAAAGCGGCGAACCGCATGCCGGAGGCAAGCTTTCTTTCCTTCACACCGCAAGCAAGGGCCGAATGGAGCTTGCGCAAGATGGGGCTCTGGCACAAAAGCGGCGATATTGCTCGAGGCGGCGGCGCTCAACTCCAGGCTGTTAGCGGCGTTCGTGGCGACATGAATGGGACTGTGCTGTCCATCCAACCATTCGACACGCCGCTCGTCGCACCGCAAAGCTGGGATTTTATGACTTTTTGCAAAGCGTTACCTGACTTTGCCGACGGCGTGCGCTTCAACCTGCACAACAATAAATGGGGTACGAACTTCCCCATGTGGTGGGAAGGCGACTTTTCGGCGCGCTACCGACTCAGTGTCACCTAA
- the kduI gene encoding 5-dehydro-4-deoxy-D-glucuronate isomerase: MKVDVRHASHPEAVRAYDTDTLRRHFLVDTVFEGGEIRLTYSHYDRMVIGGAMPLGAALTLSAPKAIGQETFLAERELGALNIGAAGRVLIDGKAYDIAKYDCLYIGKGAVDIRFESADAGNPAKFYLVSTPAHQPHPTVLLTREQARHLTFGEAATANKRSIFQFIHPEVCQSCQLTMGLTMLEPGSIWNTMPSHIHDRRMEAYLYFDLDTDQRVFHFMGEPQETRHMLVANEQAIISPPWSIHSGAGTKNYSFIWAMAGDNKSFTDMDQIAIADLR, from the coding sequence ATGAAAGTCGACGTAAGACACGCTTCCCATCCCGAGGCCGTCCGCGCCTACGACACGGACACACTGCGACGCCACTTTCTTGTCGACACCGTCTTCGAAGGTGGCGAAATCAGGCTTACCTATTCGCATTACGACCGCATGGTGATCGGTGGCGCAATGCCGCTCGGCGCCGCACTCACGTTGTCGGCGCCAAAGGCAATCGGCCAGGAAACCTTCCTTGCCGAACGCGAGCTCGGTGCGCTGAACATCGGGGCAGCAGGCCGCGTCCTGATCGACGGCAAGGCGTACGATATCGCGAAATACGATTGCCTATATATCGGCAAGGGCGCGGTGGACATCCGCTTCGAAAGTGCTGATGCCGGTAATCCCGCCAAGTTCTACCTCGTCTCGACGCCGGCACATCAACCGCATCCCACGGTGCTCTTGACGCGCGAACAGGCTCGGCATCTAACGTTTGGCGAAGCGGCAACTGCCAACAAGCGATCAATCTTCCAGTTCATCCATCCCGAGGTCTGCCAGTCCTGCCAGCTCACCATGGGACTGACGATGCTGGAGCCGGGCAGCATCTGGAACACCATGCCGAGCCACATCCATGACCGGCGCATGGAAGCCTACCTATACTTCGATCTCGATACCGATCAGCGCGTCTTCCATTTCATGGGCGAACCGCAGGAGACCCGGCACATGCTGGTCGCAAACGAGCAGGCGATCATCTCGCCTCCGTGGTCGATCCATTCGGGTGCTGGCACCAAGAATTACAGCTTCATCTGGGCGATGGCCGGTGACAACAAGAGCTTCACCGACATGGATCAGATCGCGATCGCAGATTTAAGGTAA
- the kduD gene encoding 2-dehydro-3-deoxy-D-gluconate 5-dehydrogenase KduD — MANPFDLSGRVAIVTGANTGIGQGIAMALAEAGASIAAVGRSSMDETEAMVTEAGARFHAIKADLGTIAPVKRIVAETLSAFGALDILVNNAGIIRRADAIDFTEEDWDAVIDTNLKTAFFLSQAAGRHMIEKGRGKIINIASLLSFQGGIRIPSYTASKSGLAGVTRLLACEWAGKGVNVNAIAPGYFVTNNTTALREDPDRSTAILARIPAGRWGVPAELGGAAVFLASSASDYVHGTVLPVDGGWLAR, encoded by the coding sequence ATGGCAAATCCATTTGATCTTTCCGGTCGCGTGGCCATTGTCACGGGCGCCAATACTGGCATAGGGCAGGGCATTGCGATGGCGCTTGCGGAAGCAGGTGCCTCGATTGCCGCCGTCGGCCGCTCGTCTATGGATGAAACCGAGGCGATGGTCACGGAGGCTGGGGCACGCTTCCATGCCATCAAGGCCGATCTTGGCACGATCGCGCCGGTAAAGCGTATCGTCGCCGAAACGCTCTCGGCCTTCGGTGCACTCGACATCCTCGTCAACAATGCCGGTATCATTCGCCGCGCCGATGCGATCGACTTCACCGAGGAAGACTGGGACGCCGTCATCGACACCAATCTCAAAACGGCCTTCTTCCTATCTCAGGCCGCTGGCCGCCACATGATCGAAAAGGGCAGGGGCAAGATTATCAACATCGCCTCGCTGCTGTCCTTCCAAGGCGGCATCCGGATTCCGTCCTACACGGCCTCGAAGAGCGGCCTTGCCGGCGTCACGAGGCTGCTTGCCTGCGAATGGGCAGGCAAAGGCGTCAACGTCAACGCCATCGCGCCCGGCTACTTTGTCACCAACAACACGACGGCGCTCCGCGAAGATCCGGACCGCAGTACCGCCATTCTGGCACGCATCCCGGCAGGGCGGTGGGGAGTGCCCGCCGAACTCGGCGGTGCGGCGGTGTTTCTCGCCTCATCGGCGTCCGACTACGTCCACGGCACCGTCCTGCCGGTCGACGGCGGGTGGCTGGCTCGCTGA
- the thiC gene encoding phosphomethylpyrimidine synthase ThiC: MNIAAKTITPSVTTGPLPASRKVYVAGDIHPGIRVPMREISVHPTAGEPPVAVYDSSGPYTVEGADIRIEEGLPQLRRDWVLARGDVEAYQGRHVRPEDNGFASGERLTPEFPGQRQPLRAKNGRAVTQLAYARAGIITPEMEFIAIRENLGRKAQCEAMVRDGESFGAHIPDYVTPEFVRQEVASGRAIIPANINHPEAEPMIIGRNFLVKINANIGNSAVTSSMAEEVEKMVWAARWGADTVMDLSTGRNIHNIREWIIRNSPLPIGTVPLYQALEKVEGIAENLTWEVYRDTLIEQAEQGVDYFTIHAGVRLHYIPLTVNRVTGIVSRGGSIMAKWCLHHHRESFLYEHFEEICDICRAYDVSFSLGDGLRPGSIADANDAAQFAELETLGELTKIAWAKDCQVMIEGPGHVPMHKIKENMDKQLAVCGEAPFYTLGPLTTDIAPGYDHITSGIGAAMIGWFGTAMLCYVTPKEHLGLPDRNDVKIGVITYKIAAHAADLAKGHPAARLRDDALSRARFEFRWEDQFNLSLDPETARSFHDETLPKEAHKVAHFCSMCGPKFCSMRISHDIRAEAQKEGLDAMAAKFREGGDLYVPVEALQHSGD, translated from the coding sequence ATGAATATTGCCGCAAAGACCATTACCCCGAGCGTTACCACCGGCCCTTTGCCGGCATCCCGCAAAGTTTACGTTGCGGGAGATATCCATCCCGGCATTCGCGTGCCTATGCGCGAGATCAGCGTTCATCCGACCGCAGGCGAGCCGCCAGTCGCGGTCTATGATTCGTCTGGCCCCTATACGGTCGAGGGGGCCGATATTCGCATCGAAGAGGGCTTGCCTCAGCTTCGGCGCGACTGGGTGCTGGCCCGCGGCGACGTCGAGGCCTATCAGGGTCGCCACGTGCGCCCGGAAGACAATGGTTTTGCCAGCGGTGAGCGGCTGACGCCCGAATTTCCCGGCCAGCGCCAGCCGCTGCGGGCCAAGAACGGCAGGGCCGTCACCCAGCTTGCCTATGCGCGTGCCGGCATCATCACGCCGGAAATGGAATTCATCGCCATCCGCGAAAATCTCGGCCGAAAGGCACAATGCGAGGCCATGGTTCGCGACGGCGAAAGCTTCGGTGCCCATATCCCCGACTATGTCACACCTGAATTCGTCCGGCAGGAAGTGGCCTCAGGCCGCGCGATCATCCCCGCCAACATCAATCATCCAGAGGCCGAACCGATGATCATCGGCCGCAACTTCCTGGTGAAGATCAACGCCAATATCGGCAATTCCGCCGTCACCTCGTCGATGGCCGAAGAGGTCGAAAAGATGGTTTGGGCGGCGCGCTGGGGTGCCGATACGGTCATGGACCTTTCGACCGGCCGCAACATCCACAATATCCGCGAATGGATCATCCGCAATTCGCCATTGCCGATCGGCACCGTGCCGCTCTACCAGGCGCTGGAAAAGGTCGAAGGCATTGCCGAGAACCTGACATGGGAGGTTTATCGTGACACGCTGATCGAACAGGCGGAACAGGGTGTCGACTATTTCACCATTCATGCCGGCGTGCGGCTCCACTATATCCCGCTGACCGTCAACCGGGTGACCGGAATCGTCTCGCGCGGCGGCTCGATCATGGCGAAGTGGTGTCTGCATCACCACCGTGAGAGCTTTCTTTACGAGCATTTCGAGGAGATCTGCGATATCTGCCGCGCCTATGACGTCTCCTTCTCGCTCGGCGACGGCCTGCGGCCGGGCTCGATTGCCGATGCCAATGACGCAGCGCAGTTCGCCGAGCTCGAAACCCTTGGCGAACTGACGAAGATTGCCTGGGCGAAGGACTGCCAGGTGATGATCGAAGGGCCAGGCCATGTTCCGATGCACAAGATCAAGGAAAACATGGACAAGCAGCTTGCCGTCTGCGGCGAGGCGCCCTTCTACACGCTCGGCCCTCTGACGACGGATATCGCACCCGGCTACGACCATATTACCTCAGGCATAGGGGCTGCGATGATCGGTTGGTTCGGGACGGCCATGCTTTGCTATGTCACGCCAAAGGAGCATCTGGGGTTGCCCGATCGGAATGATGTCAAGATCGGGGTCATCACCTACAAAATCGCAGCGCATGCCGCCGACCTCGCCAAGGGACATCCGGCCGCGCGTCTTCGCGACGATGCACTGTCACGCGCCCGCTTCGAGTTCCGCTGGGAGGATCAGTTCAATCTCTCCCTGGACCCGGAAACAGCCCGCAGCTTCCATGACGAAACGCTGCCGAAAGAGGCGCACAAGGTCGCGCATTTCTGCTCGATGTGCGGCCCGAAATTCTGCTCCATGCGAATTTCGCACGACATTCGCGCCGAGGCGCAGAAGGAGGGCTTGGATGCGATGGCGGCAAAATTCCGCGAGGGCGGCGATCTCTACGTTCCGGTCGAAGCGCTTCAGCATTCGGGCGACTGA
- the thiS gene encoding sulfur carrier protein ThiS gives MRLIINGEAQNICAKTLSELLRLMDYEGEWLATAVNGELVHREDRADHALDENDRIEILTPMQGG, from the coding sequence ATGAGACTGATCATCAATGGCGAAGCTCAGAATATCTGTGCCAAGACGCTTTCCGAGCTGCTGAGGCTGATGGACTACGAAGGCGAGTGGCTCGCGACCGCCGTCAACGGCGAGCTCGTCCACCGGGAGGATCGGGCTGACCATGCGCTTGACGAGAATGACCGGATAGAAATCCTGACGCCGATGCAGGGAGGTTGA
- a CDS encoding GntR family transcriptional regulator translates to MSEARKKRSLAGVTQLSHQRATAPRAATLVYDVLRDDILSLRRKPMDLLSEKELEAHFGVSRTPIREAILRLCDDGLVDIFPQSGTFVSRIPRRALYEAILVRKALEITTVGHAVDKMTPAGIRLLDRNLDDLGACLRNGEVTAFHRLDIDFHKLISDIAGFSGIWAIIEQVKVHSDRYRLLTLPQDGRLARVIEEHSTVIDCMRKGDKKGAVEAMDLHLGRLLHEVERAEIWDPNYFIEDAKKPMVCTEKKGHFQ, encoded by the coding sequence ATGAGCGAAGCGCGCAAGAAGCGTTCCTTGGCGGGCGTAACCCAACTTTCCCACCAGCGTGCCACAGCTCCCCGCGCCGCAACCCTGGTCTACGATGTTTTGCGCGACGACATCCTCTCGCTTCGGCGCAAGCCCATGGACTTGTTGAGCGAGAAGGAGTTGGAGGCGCACTTCGGCGTCAGCCGAACGCCGATCCGCGAGGCGATCTTACGTCTTTGCGACGATGGCCTCGTTGATATCTTTCCCCAATCCGGCACGTTCGTCTCGCGCATTCCGCGCCGCGCGCTCTATGAAGCCATCCTTGTGCGCAAAGCCCTCGAGATAACCACCGTCGGCCATGCCGTGGACAAGATGACGCCCGCCGGCATCCGTCTGCTCGATCGCAATCTCGACGATCTTGGCGCCTGCCTTCGCAATGGCGAGGTGACGGCATTCCACCGGCTTGATATCGACTTCCACAAACTGATCAGCGATATCGCCGGCTTTTCCGGCATCTGGGCAATCATCGAGCAGGTCAAGGTGCACAGCGACCGTTACCGCCTCCTGACGTTGCCGCAGGATGGCCGTCTCGCCCGCGTCATCGAGGAGCATTCGACCGTCATCGACTGCATGCGCAAGGGCGACAAGAAGGGTGCCGTCGAGGCCATGGACCTCCATCTCGGCAGACTTCTGCACGAGGTCGAAAGGGCCGAAATCTGGGACCCGAATTACTTTATCGAGGATGCGAAAAAACCTATGGTATGCACTGAAAAGAAAGGACATTTTCAATGA
- the thiO gene encoding glycine oxidase ThiO, with the protein MRVLVKGAGVAGLSVAHALHAGGAGVTVVDPNEGFRGAASWFAGGMLAPWCERESAGEAVLLQGLDAADRWEVMVPGEVRRNGTLVVAPARDLGELQRFASRTTGCEWLDGKAIAGLEPALAGRFRQGLFFPREAHLDPRRTLARLRERLATQGVSFVRDADEGSFDDCVDCTGAAQIGKAGGLRGVRGEMLYLKTWEVDLARPVRLLHPRIPLYIVPRGDGLFMLGATMIETDFDGPISARSLLELLNAAYALHPAFADATVVETGAGIRPAFADNFPRAARDANTVFVNGLYRHGFLLAPAMAAEAAELVFGKLQQVSQQEGMFS; encoded by the coding sequence ATGCGCGTGCTTGTCAAAGGGGCCGGCGTTGCCGGCCTCTCGGTTGCCCATGCGCTTCACGCCGGCGGTGCTGGTGTGACGGTCGTGGATCCGAATGAGGGTTTCAGGGGTGCCGCATCCTGGTTTGCCGGCGGGATGCTGGCGCCTTGGTGCGAGCGGGAAAGTGCTGGCGAGGCTGTGCTTCTACAGGGCCTCGATGCCGCCGACCGGTGGGAGGTAATGGTGCCGGGAGAAGTGCGACGCAATGGTACGCTCGTGGTCGCGCCGGCCCGCGATCTTGGTGAACTGCAACGCTTCGCCAGCCGCACGACCGGTTGCGAATGGCTCGATGGGAAGGCCATTGCTGGGCTGGAACCCGCCCTTGCCGGGCGCTTCCGGCAAGGCCTGTTCTTTCCTCGCGAAGCCCATCTTGATCCCCGCCGGACGCTCGCAAGGTTGAGGGAGAGGCTTGCAACGCAGGGCGTGTCGTTCGTTCGAGATGCCGACGAGGGCAGCTTCGACGACTGTGTCGACTGCACGGGTGCGGCGCAGATTGGCAAGGCCGGCGGGCTGCGCGGCGTTCGCGGCGAGATGCTCTATCTCAAGACCTGGGAGGTGGACCTTGCCCGCCCGGTTCGCCTGCTGCATCCGCGCATCCCGCTCTACATCGTCCCCCGCGGCGACGGGCTTTTCATGCTCGGTGCCACGATGATCGAAACCGATTTCGACGGGCCGATTTCGGCACGCTCGTTGCTGGAACTGCTGAATGCCGCCTACGCGCTTCATCCGGCCTTTGCGGACGCAACCGTCGTCGAGACCGGGGCCGGAATCCGCCCCGCCTTCGCCGACAACTTTCCCCGCGCCGCCCGCGACGCGAACACAGTATTCGTCAACGGCTTGTATCGTCACGGTTTTTTGCTGGCACCGGCAATGGCGGCGGAAGCTGCGGAGCTTGTATTCGGCAAACTCCAACAAGTAAGCCAACAAGAAGGTATGTTTTCATGA